AAATCGGCGACTGGACGTAGATTAAGTGCGGCGTTCACAGTTCCTCAAGCGCGGGTAAGACGATGCCTTTGTCACAACAAAGCAGCAGTGTAAGCTCACCACTATCTATGTGTTTGCAGCCAGTTTTGAAGTATTTGCCCACATATCGTCTGGATCCAAAGTATCCGCTAAATAAAGAGGTATGCGAGAAAATTATGCACGCCGTGATGGACAATGCATTcgaaaattttatgtattcGCCCAAAACGTCACTAACATTGTGTGCACAAATCAGCGAAGAGATTAAGAATCGTATTAAAGCGCAACACTTTGATCGGTATGTACtgggaaatttgaaaaaataaaattcactcTGACTAGTCACATGGGTTAGCGCGCCGTCATCTATTTGTTTATCCTTCAAAgttccaaaaaataatatttcaatcattcaatgttaattttttagACTTCTTTTATGTAAAAACAATCCTTCCGACCCACCATGATACAAGTCAGTCGAGTCTATATTGCTAAAAcgaatatctatgtatattctGTCAAGTGCTAACACTTTAGCAGCACTtcctgaaaattaaatatagtatgtatatcccacatgtatgtatatagatactAGAATTGAGTTACTATTTAGTTAATGTATCATGCTGTTAGAACAACAATGTAGTTATGGTAAAATAGACTTAAAGAATCTGGTGGTAGACTGCGCTATTCTATTTATATTAAGGatagttatgttatgttatgttatgttatgtaagTTATGCTCATAATTAAACAAAGAATAATTCAAGGAAGATTATCCTCTAAAAGTTCCAAGATTTTATTCAATCATGATATAAAATATTCAGCATCAATTCCAGATTTATACAAAGGAAAATGCTTCTTTAATATTTCGAAGTAAATTCGTCGAAGATCGGCCACATATTAATCCGAAGTGCTTTGCAAACGTAGACACGACTATCTTGGGAACGGTCCCTGTTCACTAATTTatcgaaaatgttataaaagccTTTAGGTAAATAACCAACCATGTTATTAATTAGTATGTTCCTAATGAGCATCTACCATTTGTTTTCCTTTAACAACTATAAATCTATACAGGTGCTTTTGTTTTCACGCAAATCAAATACAGATGACTAACTTGCtagattttttaaagtgcttttcgaagcaatatactatatgtatgtacatatatttatttttatatatgaccgAAGATATATGTCACCgtaattataaagaaaaaattttatattatttcagtTACCGTTACATTTGTGTCGTGTCCATTGGTGAAAAGGTAATGCAAGGATACTGTTCGCTGGTAAATTTTCTTTGGGATGCAGAAAAGGATGGTTACATTTCCTACGTTTATGATACCCCAAAATTTTTCGGTATCGCCACACTTTACTATCTTTATTATGATTAGCTCCAATTCTACGAGGTTTTAAAGAAATGTCATGCATATATTAGATAAATGTTATTatgcagaaataaaaaaaatatgtttgcaaaTCTTGATAtgaaaaagaatatttaaaaaaaaacaacgatggaaatattaataatgaGTAAATACTATATATGGATATGAatagcttatatgtatgtatgtatattcatttgtTTAGTTGCAGATACTATCTCGTTATTTAAGGGCccataaattaaagtttaaggTTGGGGTATGGtgtgatctgaacaatttcttcggagattgaaCCGTTTCCTTGAACATTAATCCGTGTCAAATTGAAAATATCTCACCTCATTCCCACGACAATCGGGTCTACGTTTTgagaacggacccggatttttatccggccaatgACTGTCAACTCGGTACAATTCTGtccctacaacaacaacagatatTTCtctaaatgaaaaagttttccatacaaagacttgcgATGAGTTTATATcgcagctacatacatatatgctatcgTGATCCGCTCTAAAAACATATCTATTGTATCGTTGGGCAGTAATCCGCGCcacatttcgtgaagatatattgttaaataaaaatgtatgtatacatacatatgtatattttatgggGTTAATGACGTTTCATCGGGGTGTTATAAAAGTCTTGTTGAGCTTAATAGACCTTGTTCAGAGTATAATTATCTATTGATTTGTGAATTAAATGAAGTTACTAAACTAACTTTAAAATTGACGAAATTATGCAGTTTTGGTAATAGGTCAATGGACTTATTACATCgacttcaaaattattattaatatattctaATGTTCGAAATCTTACATTTTGTGCATATACGTAGGTATGTATGGTGGCAGAGTAACTAGTATATTGGACTTACCTAAGGTATTGCTTCAATGTTTACATACTTgggatttgaagaaaaaaatttcgttttcagAGAAGACACAACACTATCACAgtaataacaca
The genomic region above belongs to Bactrocera dorsalis isolate Fly_Bdor unplaced genomic scaffold, ASM2337382v1 BdCtg043, whole genome shotgun sequence and contains:
- the LOC105228965 gene encoding dynein light chain Tctex-type protein 2B isoform X2; translation: MDVGGERRGSLKSATGRRLSAAFTVPQARPVLKYLPTYRLDPKYPLNKEVCEKIMHAVMDNAFENFMYSPKTSLTLCAQISEEIKNRIKAQHFDRYRYICVVSIGEKVMQGYCSLVNFLWDAEKDGYISYVYDTPKFFGIATLYYLYYD
- the LOC105228965 gene encoding dynein light chain Tctex-type protein 2B isoform X1, which translates into the protein MAENWSNLVNLCLGQAREERRGSLKSATGRRLSAAFTVPQARPVLKYLPTYRLDPKYPLNKEVCEKIMHAVMDNAFENFMYSPKTSLTLCAQISEEIKNRIKAQHFDRYRYICVVSIGEKVMQGYCSLVNFLWDAEKDGYISYVYDTPKFFGIATLYYLYYD
- the LOC105228965 gene encoding dynein light chain Tctex-type protein 2B isoform X3; protein product: MPLSQQSSSVSSPLSMCLQPVLKYLPTYRLDPKYPLNKEVCEKIMHAVMDNAFENFMYSPKTSLTLCAQISEEIKNRIKAQHFDRYRYICVVSIGEKVMQGYCSLVNFLWDAEKDGYISYVYDTPKFFGIATLYYLYYD